A single window of Grus americana isolate bGruAme1 chromosome 10, bGruAme1.mat, whole genome shotgun sequence DNA harbors:
- the DENND4A gene encoding C-myc promoter-binding protein isoform X2, producing MEDKGARVADYFVVAGLTDISKPLEEEIHFNDACHKIAKPKEPITDVTVINKSLGEEVPQGYKCIDVTPSGLSADLNNGSLVGPQIFLCYRRGRDKPPLTDLGVLYDGKERVKQGCEIIQTTPYGRPANISGSASSQRVYITYRRAFENMTQNTLAVTDICIIIPSKGETPPHTFCKVDKNLNNSMWGSAVYLCYKKSVAKTNTISYKAGLICRYPEEDYESFPLPESVPLFCLPMGATIECWPSNSKYPLPVFSTFVLTGASAEKVYGAAIQFYELYPEENLTDKQKAQLGLAAAVEGKSDTCRTVQTNKCICLLSHWPFFDAFKKFLTFLYRYSISGPHVLPIEKHISHFMHKVPFPSPQRPRILVQLSPHDNLILSQPVSSPLPLSGGKFSTLLQNLGPENAVTLLVFAVTEHKILIHSLRPSVLTSVTEALVSMIFPFHWPCPYIPLCPLALADVLSAPCPFIVGIDSRYFDLYDPPPDVSCVDLDTNTISQTGDKKAIAWKILPKKPCKNLMNTLSNLYQQLAELQQRPREDALMELAMNDYDFNSGKKLHLLDLEIQEAFLCFMASILKGYRSYLRPITEAPSETATDASSLFELQGFLKSRDRSHQKFYTLMTKTQMFIRFIEECSFVSDKDASLAFFDDCVYKVDMDKTGETRLIELDESYKSEHTVFITPPEIPHLPNGEEHPLQYSYNGFPVLKLDLFERPEGFLTAPNNKLSSKASSPNSPLPMFRRTKQEIKSAHKIAKKYSSIPQMWSRCLLRHCYGLWFICLPAYVKVCHSKVRALRTAYDVLQKMHSKKIDPPDEVCYRVLMQLCGQYGQPVLAVRVLCEMQKAGVDPNAITYGYYNKAVLESTWPSSNRGGYFLWMKIRNVVLGIAQFKKALKKLPASTSHTALPDVGNNTSFKEEARHGKTCLQDIQEQKEDKRESDSSSLSEVESTKGSGDCLPKLNYQNSNNAKAASSIVRLNGTVDNTIAEASTESSVGLLFTSSFEDAREAEVIKSKSLRKRHKSAVEPDLREIPWESRNRNLSGDGLVGLMINRINQEANPGEMVEKLGADAKILSSALQKSIRPKTLNIRTSSLGSKRESLEKESSDEDAPFDCSFTDKTESPVIFDLEDLDAEPETSTALKSSSEKSRRLQRKSSFPVKPVEKTDVETGFDPLSLLVAETEQQKEDDEEDDDRSVSTPSARRDLAEEIVMYMNNMSSPLSSRAPSIELQKPYDDRNANKKSPTVIQPCRRSSLPPNSPRPSSLTKSKSYHAKHEERSRDRLWSSPAYSPNSPAKEQPQDATSSLTLVSSPSFNLDTLLTPKFDVLKSSMFSAGKGVAEKASKWYSKFAMYAASSKDQNSDRASVSSLGALDSESTSLTDEDVCNDFESASPQENTTSEIKGIGLSRTSLESSASHDGSSKQFDQCGSLSKFPLPDKSELISSCSTSSTSVFQNYAMEVLISSCSRCRTCDCLVHDEEIMAGWTADDSNLNTTCPFCGNLFLPFLSIEIRDLRRPGRYFLKSSPSTENMQFPSLFSNQSGKSCNTAAPVALATSLMSVQEDINSNSKSKQHDNICARSIQIPSGRRQNTSGSECTSHPVARSISTFGPLEEDEKENQKISHIIPTGSLPATLQGPTDSLGLEWRLPSPDPITVPYLSPLVVWKELESLLENEGDHAITVADFVDHHPIVFWNLVWYFRRLDLPSNLPGLILSSEHCNKNSKIPRNCMSEDSKYVLIQMLWDNMKLHQDPRQPLYILWNAQTQKYPMVHLLQKDDDSFNQELLRSMVKSIKMNDVYGPMSQILERLNKWPHIKRQRSLYREILFLSLVALGRDNIDIDAFDREYKMAYDRLTANQVKNTHNCDRPPSTGVMECRKIFGEPYL from the exons ATGGAAGACAAAGGGGCTCGTGTTGCTGACTACTTTGTTGTCGCAGGATTAACAGATATTTCAAAACCACTAGAGGAAGAAATCCACTTCAATGATGCTTGCCATAAAATCGCTAAACCAAAAGAACCTATTACAGATGTAACAGTAATTAATAAATCTCTGGGGGAGGAAGTTCCTCAGGGATATAAATGCATAGATGTTACTCCCTCAGGACTGTCTGCAGATCTCAATAACGGCAGTCTTGTGGGACCGCAAATATTCCTTTGTTATCGCCGAGGAAGGGATAAGCCCCCGCTTACTGATCTCGG GGTTTTATatgatgggaaagaaagagtAAAGCAAGGTTGTGAAATAATTCAAACTACTCCATATGGTCGGCCTGCTAATATTAGTGGCAGTGCCTCATCACAAAGAGTGTACATCACTTACCGAAGAGCATTCGAAAACATGACACAAAACACGTTGGCTGTTACGGATATATGTATAATCATACCAAGTAAAGGAGAAACCCCTCCACATACATTCTGCAAGGTTGACAAGAATCTTAATAATAGTATG TGGGGCTCAGCAGTATATTTATGTTATAAAAAGTCTGTGGCAAAAACCAACACCATATCATATAAAGCTG GTTTAATATGCAGATATCCCGAAGAAGATTATGAATCATTCCCATTACCAGAATCCGTGCCTCTTTTTTGTCTACCTATGGGTGCAACGATTGAATGTTGGCCATCTAACAGTAAATACCCTCTCCCAGTTTTTTCTACATTTGTACTAACTGGAGCTTCTgcagaaaag GTATACGGTGCTGCTATTCAGTTTTATGAACTGTATCCTGAAGAGAATCtcacagacaaacaaaaagctcAACTAGGATTAGCAGCTGCTGTCGAGGGAAAGTCAGACACATGCAGAACagttcaaacaaacaaatgcatcTGTCTGCTCTCTCACTGGCCCTTCTTTGATGCCTTCAAGAAGTTTCTTACCTTTCTGTATCGTTACTCCATTTCTGGTCCACATGTCCTGCCCATTGAGAA acACATTTCCCATTTCATGCATAAAGTTCCTTTTCCATCCCCTCAGAGGCCAAGAATTCTAGTTCAG ctatCTCCACATGATAACCTGATTCTTAGCCAACCTGTGTCATCACCCCTTCCACTGAG TGGGGGCAAGTTTTCTACACTACTTCAGAATTTAGGACCTGAAAATGCGGTAACTCTACTTGTATTTGCTGTGACGGAACATAAAATTCTCATCCATTCATTGCGACCTTCTGTCCTTACTAGTGTGACAGAGGCATTAGTCTCT ATGATATTTCCCTTCCACTGGCCTTGCCCGTATATTCCTCTCTGTCCCTTGGCACTGGCAGATGTGTTAAGTGCACCATGCCCATTCATAGTGGGAATTGATTCAAGATACTTTGATCTCTATGACCCTCCACCAGACGTTAGCTGTGTTGACCTAGATACCAATACAATTTCTCA aactgGAGATAAGAAAGCTATTGCGTGGAAGATCTTACCAAAGAAACCTTGTAAAAATCTGATGAACACTTTAAGTAATTTATATCAGCAACTGGCAGAAT TGCAACAGAGACCAAGAGAAGATGCATTAATGGAATTGGCAATGAATGACTATGATTTTAATTCTGGGAAGAAATTGCATCTGTTAGATTTGGAGATCCAGGAAGCGTTTCTGTGTTTCATGGCCTCAATACTAAAAGGTTACAGGTCTTATCTCAGGCCCATAACAGAGGCACCCTCTGAAACAGCCACAGATGCCAGTTCTCTCTTTGAACTACAAG GTTTTCTCAAAAGTCGAGATCGTTCACATCAGAAGTTCTACACACTGATGACCAAAACTCAAATGTTTATTCGCTTCATTGAAGAGTGTTCTTTTGTCAGTGATAAGGACGCAAGCCTTGCATTTTTTGATGACTGCGTATATAAA GTAGATATGGACAAAACTGGGGAAACACGACTTATAGAGCTGGATGAGTCATACAAAAGTGAGCATACAGTTTTCATAACACCACCTGAGATCCCTCATCTGCCAAATGGTGAAGAGCACCCTCTACAATACAG CTACAATGGATTTCCAGTATTAAAACTAGATTTGTTTGAGCGACCTGAAGGATTTCTCACAGCACCAAATAACAAACTGTCCTCAAAAGCCAGTAGTCCCAACAGCCCATTACCGATGTTCAGAAGAACTAAACAG GAAATTAAATCTGCACATAAAATTGCTAAGAAGTACTCATCCATACCCCAGATGTGGTCCAGATGTTTGTTACGTCACTGCTATGGTCTTTGGTTTATCTGCCTTCCTGCATATGTGAAAGTGTGCCATTCAAAAGTGAGGGCTCTGAGAACTGCATATGATGTGCTACAAAAAATGCATTCCAAAAAAATAGATCCACCTGATGAG GTATGCTACCGGGTACTCATGCAACTGTGTGGACAGTATGGTCAGCCTGTGCTAGCAGTGAGAGTGCTTTGTGAAATGCAGAAGGCTGGTGTTGATCCTAATGCCATTACTTATGGCTACTACAATAAG GCTGTTTTGGAAAGTACCTGGCCTTCAAGCAATCGAGGTGGCTATTTCCTATGGATGAAAATAAGAAACGTTGTTTTAGGAATAgcacagtttaaaaaagcaTTGAAAAAGCTACCAGCAAGCACATCACATACAGCTCTTCCTG ACGTTGGCAATAACACATCATTCAAAGAAGAAGCCAGGCATGGGAAAACTTGTCTTCAAGATATACAAGAACAAAAAGAGGACAAGAGAGAGAGTGACTCCAGTTCTC TGTCTGAAGTGGAGAGCACAAAAGGGAGTGGTGACTGTCTACCTAAACTAAATTACCAGAACTCGAATAATGCCAAAGCTGCTTCTAGCATAGTGCGGCTCAACGGTACAGTTGACAATACCATAGCAGAAGCTAGCACAG agagttCTGTAGGATTGCTGTTTACATCATCTTTTGAGGATGCCAGAGAAGCAGAAGTTATAAAAAGTAAATCCTTAAGAAAGAGACATAAAAGCGCAGTAGAACCTGACTTAAGGGAGATACCATGGGAAAGTAGGAACCGTAATCTAAGTGGAGATGGCTTAGTGGGACTGATGATAAACAGAATAAATCAGGAAGCAAACCCTGGAGAAATGGTTGAAAAACTAGGAGCTGATGCCAAAATCCTATCTAGTGCATTACAGAAAAGCATAAGGCCAAAAACTCTTAATATCAGAACTTCCTCTTTAGGATCTAAGAGAGAAAGCCTGGAGAAAGAATCTAGTGATGAAGACGCACCTTTTGATTGCAGCTTTACAGATAAAACAGAGTCTCCTGTTATCTTTGATCTGGAAGACTTGGATGCAGAACCTGAAACATCTACAGCACTGAAATCCTCCAGTGAAAAATCTAGAAGGCTGCAAAGAAAGAGCAGTTTTCCAGTAAAGCCAGTTGAAAAGACAGATGTTGAAACTGGATTTGATCCACTGTCTCTGCTGGTTGCTGAGACAGAACAGCAGAAAGAGgatgatgaggaggatgatgatAGAAGTGTTTCTACTCCATCTGCAAGACGAGATTTAGCTGAAGAAATAGTCATGTACATGAACAATATGAGCAGCCCTTTGTCAAGTCGTGCCCCAAGCATTGAGTTGCAAAAACCCTATGATGACagaaatgctaataaaaaaagcccaacagtAATCCAACCTTGTAGGAGGTCCAGCCTTCCCCCAAACTCCCCAAGACCATCTAGTCTTACCAAATCCAAGAGTTATCACGCGAAACACGAAGAAAGGTCAAGAGACAGGCTTTGGTCCTCCCCAGCTTATTCCCCAAACAGTCCAGCAAAGGAACAGCCACAGGATGCAACTAGTTCATTAACACTTGTGTCTTCACCATCATTCAACTTGGATACGCTGCTAACACCTAAGTTTGATGTTCtaaaaagcagcatgttttctgctggaaaagggGTTGCAGAGAAAGCTAGCAAGTGGTACTCCAAATTTGCAATGTATGCTGCATCCTCAAAG gaTCAAAATTCAGACCGAGCAAGTGTTTCATCTCTTGGAGCTCTAGACTCAGAATCTACTTCTCTAACTGATGAAGATGTCTGCAATGATTTTGAAAGTGCTTCTCCTCAGGAGAATACCACATCAGAAATTAAGGGAATTGGCCTCAGCAGGACAAGCCTAGAAAGCTCAGCTTCCCATGATGGCTCATCCAAACAATTTGACCAGTGTG GTTCTCTTTCAAAGTTCCCTTTACCTGACAAATCAGAGTTGATATCTTCTTGCAGTACAAGTAGTACCAGTGTGTTTCAGAACTACGCTATGGAG GTCCTCATCTCAAGCTGCTCACGATGCCGAACTTGTGACTGTTTGGTTCATGATGAAGAAATCATGGCAGGTTGGACAGCAGATGATTCAAATCTCAATACCACGTGTCCCTTCTGCGGCAAtttatttctaccttttttaaGCATAGAAATCAGAGATCTTCGGCGACCTGGGCG TTATTTTCTGAAGTCCAGCCCTTCTACAGAAAACATGCAGTTCCCATCGCTTTTTTCAAATCAGAGTGGGAAGTCCTGTAACACTGCAGCTCCTGTTGCCCTTGCTACATCTCTAATGTCTGTTCAAGAGGATATAAATTCAAATAG CAAATCTAAGCAGCATGACAATATTTGTGCCAGAAGTATCCAGATCCCCTCAGGAAGAAGACAAAATACCTCTGGGTCAGAATGTACAAGTCACCCCGTAGCAAGGAGTATCAGTACTTTTGGTCCGTTGGAagaagatgagaaggaaaaccagaagatCAGCCATATCATTCCTACTGGTAGCCTGCCTGCTACTTTGCAAGGACCAACA GATTCCTTGGGCCTAGAATGGCGCTTACCTAGTCCTGATCCTATAACGGTTCCTTATCTCAGTCCTCTAGTAGTATGGAAAGAGCTTGAGAGTTTGCTTGAAAATGAAGGGGATCATGCAATAACAGTTGCGGACTTTGTAGATCATCACCCTATTGTGTTCTGGAATTTGGTGTGGTATTTCAGACGCTTGGACTTGCCTAGTAACTTACCAGGATTAATCCTTTCTTCTGAGCACTGTAATAAAAACTCCAAG ATTCCACGAAACTGTATGTCAGAGGACAGTAAATATGTTCTTATTCAGATGCTATGGGACAATATGAAACTGCATCAGGATCCAAGGCAGCCTCTATATATTTTGTGGAATGCTCAGA CTCAGAAGTACCCAATGGTCCATTTATTGCAAAAAGATGATGACTCTTTTAACCAGGAGCTCTTGAGAAGTATGGTGAAAAGTATTAAGATGAATGATGTGTATGGACCAATGAGTCAAATATTGGAGAGATTGAACAAATGGCCACATATTAAAAGACAGAG GAGTCTTTACAGAGAAATACTATTTCTGTCACTTGTTGCTCTAGGAAGAGATAACATTGATATAG aTGCTTTTGACAGAGAGTACAAAATGGCCTACGATCGTCTCACAGCTAATCAAGTGAAGAATACTCATAATTGTGATAGACCACCAAGTACCGGAGTGATGGaatgcagaaagatttttgGAGAACCATATCTTTAA